The following are encoded in a window of Thiohalobacter sp. IOR34 genomic DNA:
- a CDS encoding PP0621 family protein has protein sequence MGLIRLLLLGLLVYIGFSLYKRWQAQQRRRNRPAAGEVGQMVRCETCGIHLPREEALCSGDHCYCSEAHRQSAQQRD, from the coding sequence ATGGGACTCATCCGCCTGCTGCTCCTCGGTCTGCTCGTCTACATCGGTTTCAGCCTCTACAAGCGCTGGCAGGCCCAGCAACGCCGCCGCAATCGCCCAGCCGCCGGCGAGGTGGGGCAGATGGTGCGCTGCGAGACCTGCGGCATCCACCTGCCGCGCGAGGAAGCGCTGTGCAGCGGCGACCACTGCTACTGCTCCGAGGCCCACCGGCAGAGTGCCCAGCAGCGCGACTGA
- the sucC gene encoding ADP-forming succinate--CoA ligase subunit beta encodes MNLHEYQAKRLFAEYAIPVPRGELARNPGEVLAAAETLGGKGWVLKAQVHAGGRGKGGGVKRVDSLEVLEAEAGRLLGSRLVTPQTGPEGLPVEALLIEEPLALARELYVGALVDRAAERLVVMASASGGMDIEEVAARDPQAILCEHADPAAGLQPYQCRKLAFGLGLEGAQVGQFTRILLGLARLFQDKDLSLVEINPLVVTADGGLLALDAKINLDDNALYRQKALAELRDPEQEDAKERLAREHGLNYVTLDGDIACMVNGAGLAMATMDLIKLHGGEPANFLDVGGGATAERVAEAFKLILSDPKVRAILVNIFGGIVRCDLIAEGVIQAVREVGVEVPVVVRLEGTNVEQGRALLEGSGLNVITAAGLTDAAEKAVAAARE; translated from the coding sequence ATGAACCTCCACGAATATCAGGCCAAGCGGCTGTTTGCCGAGTACGCCATTCCGGTGCCGCGCGGCGAGCTGGCGCGCAACCCCGGCGAGGTGCTGGCGGCGGCGGAGACCCTCGGTGGGAAAGGTTGGGTGCTCAAGGCCCAGGTGCACGCCGGTGGTCGTGGCAAGGGTGGCGGGGTGAAGCGGGTCGACAGCCTGGAGGTGCTGGAGGCCGAGGCCGGCCGCCTGCTGGGCAGCCGGCTGGTGACGCCCCAGACCGGGCCAGAGGGGCTGCCGGTGGAGGCGCTGCTGATCGAGGAGCCGCTGGCCCTGGCGCGCGAACTCTATGTCGGGGCCCTGGTCGACCGCGCAGCCGAACGGCTGGTGGTCATGGCCTCGGCCAGCGGCGGCATGGACATCGAGGAGGTCGCCGCCCGCGACCCGCAGGCCATCCTCTGCGAACATGCCGATCCGGCCGCCGGTCTGCAGCCCTATCAGTGCCGCAAGCTGGCCTTCGGCCTGGGGCTGGAGGGCGCGCAGGTTGGCCAGTTCACCCGTATCCTGCTGGGTCTGGCGCGGCTCTTCCAGGACAAGGACCTGAGTCTGGTGGAGATCAATCCCCTGGTGGTGACCGCGGATGGCGGCCTGCTGGCGCTGGACGCCAAGATCAACCTGGATGACAACGCCCTCTACCGGCAGAAGGCCCTCGCCGAACTGCGCGACCCCGAGCAGGAGGACGCGAAGGAACGCCTGGCCCGCGAGCATGGCCTGAATTACGTTACCCTCGACGGCGACATCGCCTGCATGGTCAATGGCGCCGGGCTGGCCATGGCCACCATGGACCTGATCAAGCTGCATGGCGGCGAGCCGGCCAACTTCCTCGACGTTGGCGGCGGTGCCACCGCCGAGCGGGTTGCCGAGGCCTTCAAGCTGATTCTCTCCGATCCCAAGGTGCGGGCCATCCTGGTCAACATCTTCGGCGGCATCGTGCGCTGCGACCTGATCGCCGAGGGCGTCATCCAGGCGGTGCGCGAGGTCGGTGTCGAGGTGCCGGTGGTGGTGCGCCTGGAGGGGACCAACGTCGAGCAGGGTCGGGCGCTGCTGGAGGGTTCGGGCCTCAATGTGATCACTGCCGCAGGACTCACCGATGCGGCGGAGAAGGCGGTGGCTGCGGCGAGGGAGTGA